A segment of the Gemmatimonadota bacterium genome:
CTACATAGAGATTTCCGTCAGCATACAAAAGCCTGATGTGTTCGCGGGATACGGACTCGTGGTCAATAATAAATTCCGCGTTGGCAGGGCTTCTTCCAAGCGTGACACCTGAAGGCAGAGCCAATGCTGGGATACTCAACGCAAAGGGTTGGCCCGTGTTGTCCTGACCCTCTAATAGACATCTGAAAGGTGCAAACTGTGGTGCCTCAGACACAGCTTGTCGTGCGGCTTCGGCCTCTTGTTCTGCCTCGCTCAAACGAGAAGCAGTCGCTTGCAATTGTGCCCTTTTCCTGCGTGCGAACATAAACCAGCCGAAAAGCACCAGAATGACCAGAATACCCCCGGAGACGATGGCCCATTGTAATCTTTGCGATGTCTTTTCACGCTCTTCTTGATGTACTGCGGCGAGACTATCTGCCGCTGATTTTTGAGCAGCAATACGCTCCTGTGTCGCCTTCTTTAATGAATCTGTCCTCGCCTTCTCCTGTTCTAATGCCAGCCGCGCTGTATTGATACTATCTTGTGCTGCCTTAACACTATCTGCCGCTGCCTTACTTGCTAAGTCTGCCTGTGCTTTCGCCTTTTCGGCTGCCAGCCGAGCGGCTTCTGCTTTTTCAGCCGCCTGTTGTTTTTCTTTGACAGCTTTTTCAGCCGCCAATCGGGCAACCCTTTCTGCGCTAACACTATCTCTTGCTGCTTTTGCTACCGCTTTGATACTATCTTCTGCGATTTTTCTATCTCGTTCAGTACGTTCAACGGCACTCAAACATTCTTCTTTAACTACTGAATGTGTAATTTCCCGGTCTTTGAGCACAGCAATGATATCGACGCTACGCAAGGCAAAAACTGTTCCTCTGGGTTCCACATTTTTCCGAAACGGCCAGGATCCGCTCTTCGGGTCTGGCAGATTGATAGCGACAACATCACCACACTCATTAAACAGAGGCATACCAAATGCTTTGGAAGTCACCATGGCATTGTGCTGTAGCAGATGTGCCACGGGATCACTCACCTTTTTTCCCGGCACATCCTGGTATGTACCAATAGTCCCGCGGGCAATCTGGATACTATCCTGAGGCGTCAGCTTCAGGGTTTCCACCATCCGGCCCACAGCGGCTCCTCGCTCGGATAAATTGAGAGGCAGTAAACCTAGACCCTGTGCGCGCAACAAAGCGAGATTCAATTCACGATTGGCAAAGACCTGCTGTGACACGATCTCGGCACCAGTCTTTCGAGCCCGGACAGTCAATCCCTCCGCATCCGCCAGGAGATGGGCATTCGTCAGCACATACCCCTCTTCATTCACAACAAAACCGCTTCCCTCAGCCAAAATCTTATGATTCTTGTACACACGCACCTGCACGATGCTCTCAGATACGACAGCAACATCTATTTCCGCAAATACAGGGCTGAGGAATAGGAACATCACGAAATGCACAAAAAGAAAAACACGCATGATGATCTCCTTCATAAACGAAGAAAATGGGTGGACATGAAGGATTCGACATAAATAACTCAAGTTGTGTGGTCTTAGAGTTACTCCGTTTTGGTAGATCGTATCGAAGGTTCACCCCAGTCATCCTGAGCTATCTGTTTTGCATAGGTCCGCGTCCTTCGCACGTCATATTTGCGCGGGGACACACGGGGACGTACCGAAAATTTGAAGACCGTTGAGAAAAAGAATTTTTAATTTAAGTGCAAAAAGCGTGCCAATGTGAGCGGTGTCCAGAAAGTTATATTCGTAACGCGTTGTTTTACATAAAGAAAAAGAGCCAATCTGACTATATCATAATGTCGCAAGATAGTCGGATTGGCTCTTTGCAAGACCTTATATGGTCTTAAAAGACGTACTATGGTCTCAATGGTCCCGAGACTATAGTACATTCTTCATTATCATTATACCACACAACTTGAATGAAATATAAAAAAAGAGGTTCCAGATACCTGTCTGCACAGGCCCTGGAACCTCCCGAAGAAATTTATCTCGCCTTACTCAACAACATTAAAATTTCCGTACACGAGACAAGAAACCATCAGACATAGACTGAGCCAACTCATCGTTGAAAACCAGAACAAGATCAGGATATTCAAGAATTAACCTGCATATCCAAGAAAGCCCTGGGCGTGAGAATGGGTATATCTTGAAAATCACTTAAGGCAGTAAGGTGTCGATCTCCAGAGATGATGTAATCTGCCTCGGCTTCAAGAGCGCACCCCAGCACCATATTATCATCAGGATCCGCATCTATCAAGTTTACTTCTCTATGACCAGCGGTTAATTCCGCTATCGCAACAATCTTATCTACGATCTCTCCTGCCTGCTCAACGGTCTTTCCCCCTCTTTTTAGCAAATCAGCCATCTTTTCATAATGAATGACGCGCTGAATTTCATCTATAAGAGGTGCAGAGAGACAAAGAGATGCTTTCTGGTCAAAGACCAGATCGAGTATAATGCCTGGACTCCCGTGCGGATTCAGAATAGCACTGATTAATACATTGGTATCCAGCACAATTCGCGTCATGATCTTTGCGCTCTTACTGCCCGTC
Coding sequences within it:
- a CDS encoding FHA domain-containing protein produces the protein MKEIIMRVFLFVHFVMFLFLSPVFAEIDVAVVSESIVQVRVYKNHKILAEGSGFVVNEEGYVLTNAHLLADAEGLTVRARKTGAEIVSQQVFANRELNLALLRAQGLGLLPLNLSERGAAVGRMVETLKLTPQDSIQIARGTIGTYQDVPGKKVSDPVAHLLQHNAMVTSKAFGMPLFNECGDVVAINLPDPKSGSWPFRKNVEPRGTVFALRSVDIIAVLKDREITHSVVKEECLSAVERTERDRKIAEDSIKAVAKAARDSVSAERVARLAAEKAVKEKQQAAEKAEAARLAAEKAKAQADLASKAAADSVKAAQDSINTARLALEQEKARTDSLKKATQERIAAQKSAADSLAAVHQEEREKTSQRLQWAIVSGGILVILVLFGWFMFARRKRAQLQATASRLSEAEQEAEAARQAVSEAPQFAPFRCLLEGQDNTGQPFALSIPALALPSGVTLGRSPANAEFIIDHESVSREHIRLLYADGNLYVEDLGSTNGSRINGRLLNPREPAVLQNNDQLEVGPVVFQVRLMQE
- a CDS encoding putative toxin-antitoxin system toxin component, PIN family; translated protein: MTRIVLDTNVLISAILNPHGSPGIILDLVFDQKASLCLSAPLIDEIQRVIHYEKMADLLKRGGKTVEQAGEIVDKIVAIAELTAGHREVNLIDADPDDNMVLGCALEAEADYIISGDRHLTALSDFQDIPILTPRAFLDMQVNS